In the genome of Natator depressus isolate rNatDep1 chromosome 21, rNatDep2.hap1, whole genome shotgun sequence, one region contains:
- the CDKN1A gene encoding cyclin-dependent kinase inhibitor 1, giving the protein MRAGNMPLSQSNMHQAPCNRKICRNLFGPVDHEQLQNDLQDLMRRHLEEAQHRWNFDFETETPLEGKLKWERVLCPDMSPACLPSQDPSHSKGNGGEKNQSSPARQISTKDLNVALSSEAVQTGSESRKTSPPRHLKRKQTSIKDFYSSKRRIVPCKPNL; this is encoded by the exons ATGCGAG CTGGAAACATGCCTCTGTCACAGAGTAACATGCATCAGGCCCCCTGCAACAGGAAGATCTGCCGAAACCTCTTTGGCCCGGTGGATCATGAGCAGCTCCAGAATGACTTACAGGACTTGATGAGGAGACATCTGGAAGAAGCTCAACACAGGTGGAATTTTGACTTTGAGACAGAAACACCGCTGGAAGGCAAGCTCAAGTGGGAGAGAGTCCTCTGTCCTGACATGTCTCCTGCTTGCCTGCCTTCTCAGGACCCGAGCCACTCCAAAGGGAATGGTGGGGAGAAGAACCAGAGCTCTCCAGCACGTCAGATTTCTACAAAGGATCTTAACGTGGCCCTCTCAAGTGAAGCAGTACAGACGGGCTCTGAGTCCCGCAAGACCAGCCCCCCACGGCACCTGAAACGCAAGCAGACCAGCATAAAAG aTTTCTACAGTTCGAAGCGGAGGATTGTCCCTTGCAAGCCAAATCTGTGA